One Streptococcus sp. DTU_2020_1001019_1_SI_AUS_MUR_006 DNA window includes the following coding sequences:
- a CDS encoding thioredoxin domain-containing protein: MKKQKIKSLLLVPLVFASITTGVAYAEEQTTSSSIQPNDSSVVAPDLQSGTENVEHKPSVVTPEEYEQNVAEFKKIDIEAVRQSFTEDQLEHTIYFGRKTCSHCRQFSPELKEFNNLIEKKLEYYDLDGKDFDGEAREFLFKKVGIPGTPTILYLRNGRPISGWVGGGATAQQVYDYMYSRNSPKQTETVASSEDTVTESVRDDKTGEVENSKENLTNNSDSREPLKNNIPPSNTITVQPEDLVMTDKNKRGDTSKTISENTDKLQTSLSEVKGNDSASQTIHLSKQLLPNTGEEESYNLLRIAVALLITSGMIKWKQRVHK; encoded by the coding sequence ATGAAGAAACAAAAGATAAAATCACTATTACTTGTACCACTTGTATTTGCATCTATTACTACAGGTGTTGCATATGCAGAAGAACAGACTACTTCTTCCTCTATCCAGCCTAATGATAGTTCTGTTGTGGCACCAGATCTGCAATCGGGTACGGAAAATGTTGAGCATAAACCTTCCGTTGTAACTCCCGAAGAGTATGAGCAGAATGTTGCGGAATTTAAAAAGATAGATATTGAAGCCGTTCGTCAATCTTTTACAGAGGATCAATTGGAACATACTATATATTTTGGTAGAAAAACTTGTTCTCATTGTCGTCAATTTTCTCCTGAATTGAAAGAATTTAATAACTTAATTGAAAAGAAGTTAGAATATTATGATTTGGATGGTAAAGATTTTGACGGGGAAGCGAGAGAGTTTCTATTTAAAAAAGTCGGTATTCCAGGAACACCAACAATTTTGTATTTAAGAAACGGACGTCCGATATCTGGATGGGTTGGTGGCGGAGCAACTGCACAACAGGTTTATGATTATATGTACTCGAGAAACTCACCTAAGCAAACGGAAACAGTAGCATCTTCTGAGGATACAGTAACAGAAAGTGTCCGTGATGATAAAACAGGAGAGGTGGAGAATTCAAAGGAAAATTTAACTAATAATAGTGATAGTAGAGAACCATTGAAGAATAATATTCCTCCTTCTAACACTATAACTGTTCAGCCTGAAGATTTGGTAATGACAGATAAGAATAAGCGAGGAGATACATCTAAGACAATCTCTGAAAATACTGATAAGTTACAAACTTCTTTATCCGAAGTTAAGGGGAATGATTCTGCCTCCCAAACCATTCATTTGAGCAAACAATTACTGCCTAATACAGGAGAGGAAGAAAGTTACAATCTATTGCGTATAGCTGTTGCACTCTTAATTACTTCAGGTATGATCAAGTGGAAACAAAGAGTTCATAAATAA
- the ccrZ gene encoding cell cycle regulator CcrZ encodes MDLGDIELTLTPIPGKSGKAYMGSYPDGKRVFIKMNTSPILPGLAKEQIAPQLLWTRRLSDGRDMCAQEWLNGKILTPYDMNRKQIINILSRLHRSRPLMTQLTRLGYSLETPFDLLQAWLKDAPESLKNNQYLRMVVEDLRGSLPNFREDYATIVHGDVRHSNWIETESGLIYLVDWDSVRLTDRMFDVAHMLCHYIPDYQWKEWLTYYGYKYNQTVINKLFWYAQLSFLSQIAKYYTNEDLENVNREIYALRIFRDKYGKKR; translated from the coding sequence ATGGACTTGGGTGATATTGAGCTAACGCTGACCCCTATACCTGGGAAAAGCGGAAAAGCTTATATGGGAAGCTACCCTGATGGGAAGCGCGTCTTTATAAAAATGAACACCTCTCCAATCCTACCTGGTTTAGCCAAGGAACAAATCGCTCCTCAATTATTATGGACTCGCCGTTTATCGGATGGGCGTGATATGTGTGCCCAAGAATGGTTGAATGGTAAAATTTTGACCCCTTATGATATGAATCGCAAGCAGATTATCAATATTTTGAGCCGCTTGCATCGTTCGCGTCCTTTGATGACGCAATTGACTCGTTTGGGCTATTCTTTAGAAACACCTTTTGACTTGCTTCAGGCTTGGTTAAAAGATGCTCCAGAATCCTTGAAAAACAATCAATATCTAAGAATGGTAGTAGAGGATTTGCGAGGAAGCTTGCCAAACTTTAGGGAAGATTATGCAACGATCGTTCATGGAGATGTACGACATAGTAATTGGATTGAGACAGAGAGCGGTCTTATTTATTTAGTGGATTGGGATTCCGTTCGTTTAACGGATCGCATGTTTGATGTAGCGCATATGCTATGTCACTATATTCCAGACTATCAGTGGAAAGAGTGGTTGACTTATTACGGTTACAAATACAACCAGACAGTCATCAACAAACTATTTTGGTATGCTCAGTTATCCTTCTTGAGCCAGATTGCCAAATATTATACAAATGAAGATCTAGAAAATGTCAATCGGGAGATTTATGCCTTGCGTATCTTCCGTGACAAGTATGGAAAGAAGAGATGA
- the trmB gene encoding tRNA (guanosine(46)-N7)-methyltransferase TrmB: MRVRNRKGATELLEANPQYVVLNPLEAKGKWRDLFGNDNPIHVEVGSGKGAFVTGMAKQNPDINYIGIDIQKSVLSYALDKVLEVAVPNIKLLWVDGSDLTDYFEDGEIDRLYLNFSDPWPKKRHEKRRLTYKSFLDTFKRILPEHGEIHFKTDNRGLFEYSLVSFSQYGMKLNGVWLDLHASDFEGNVMTEYEQKFSSKGQVIYRVEAEF, encoded by the coding sequence ATGAGAGTTAGAAATCGTAAAGGGGCAACAGAATTACTAGAGGCTAATCCTCAATATGTTGTCTTAAATCCTTTAGAAGCCAAAGGGAAATGGCGAGATTTATTTGGAAATGACAATCCTATCCATGTTGAGGTTGGTAGTGGTAAGGGTGCTTTTGTGACAGGTATGGCCAAGCAAAACCCTGACATCAACTATATCGGGATTGATATTCAAAAGTCTGTTTTGAGTTATGCCTTGGACAAGGTCTTGGAAGTTGCTGTACCCAATATTAAGTTGTTGTGGGTTGATGGTTCTGATTTGACCGACTACTTTGAAGATGGTGAGATTGATCGCTTGTACCTAAACTTTTCAGATCCGTGGCCTAAAAAGCGCCATGAAAAGCGTCGTCTAACCTATAAGAGTTTCTTGGATACCTTCAAGCGTATCTTGCCTGAACACGGTGAGATTCATTTCAAGACAGATAACCGTGGCTTGTTTGAATATAGCCTAGTGAGTTTTTCTCAATATGGCATGAAGCTCAATGGAGTTTGGTTGGACTTGCATGCCAGCGACTTTGAAGGCAATGTCATGACAGAATATGAGCAAAAATTCTCAAGTAAGGGTCAAGTTATCTACCGAGTTGAGGCAGAATTTTAA
- the rimP gene encoding ribosome maturation factor RimP, whose protein sequence is MDAIATIVELVREVVEPVIEAPFELVDIEYGKIGSDMILSIFVDKPEGITLNDTADLTEIISPVLDTIKPDPFPEQYFLEITSPGLERPLKTKEVVAGAVGKYIHVGLYQAIDKQKVFEGTLLAFEEDELTMEYMDKTRKKTVQIPYSLVSKARLAVKL, encoded by the coding sequence GTGGACGCAATCGCAACTATCGTAGAATTAGTCAGAGAAGTCGTAGAACCTGTCATTGAAGCTCCCTTTGAACTCGTGGATATCGAGTACGGAAAGATTGGCAGTGACATGATTCTTAGTATTTTTGTAGATAAACCAGAGGGAATTACCTTGAACGACACAGCGGACTTGACAGAAATCATCAGTCCTGTCCTAGATACTATCAAGCCAGATCCCTTCCCAGAACAATATTTCCTAGAAATCACCAGTCCAGGCTTGGAGCGTCCTTTGAAAACCAAGGAAGTAGTCGCTGGAGCAGTTGGGAAATACATCCATGTTGGACTTTACCAAGCCATCGATAAGCAAAAGGTCTTTGAAGGAACCTTGCTGGCCTTTGAAGAGGATGAGTTGACTATGGAATATATGGACAAGACACGTAAGAAAACAGTCCAAATCCCATACAGTTTGGTATCGAAAGCACGATTAGCAGTAAAATTATAG
- the nusA gene encoding transcription termination factor NusA, producing MSKEMLEAFRILEEDKGIKKEDIIDAVVESLRSAYRRRYGQSDSVAIDFNEKTGDFTVYTVREVVDEVFDSRLEISLKDALAINSAYELGDKIKFEEAPGEFGRVAAQSAKQTIMEKMRKQTRAITYNTYKEHEQEIMSGTVERFDNRFIYVNLGSIEAQLSKQDQIPGEVFASHDRIEVYVYKVEDNPRGVNVFVSRSHPEMIKRLMEQEIPEVYDGTVEIMSVAREAGDRTKVAVRSHNPNVDAIGTIVGRGGANIKKITSKFHPARYDAKSDRMVPIEENIDVIEWVADPAEFIYNAIAPAEVDQVIFDENDSKRALVVVPDNKLSLAIGRRGQNVRLAAHLTGYRIDIKSASEFEAMEAVEQADQIETDELVEE from the coding sequence ATGAGTAAAGAAATGCTAGAGGCCTTCCGCATTTTGGAAGAAGACAAGGGAATCAAAAAAGAAGACATCATTGATGCAGTGGTGGAATCACTTCGTTCAGCCTATCGCAGACGCTATGGGCAGTCTGACAGTGTAGCCATTGATTTCAACGAAAAGACAGGTGACTTTACAGTTTATACTGTTCGTGAAGTTGTTGATGAAGTATTTGATAGCCGTTTGGAAATCAGCTTGAAAGATGCTCTTGCCATTAACTCAGCTTACGAGCTTGGGGACAAGATTAAATTTGAAGAAGCACCAGGTGAGTTTGGTCGTGTAGCAGCCCAGTCTGCAAAACAAACCATCATGGAAAAAATGCGCAAGCAAACACGTGCTATCACCTACAACACCTATAAAGAGCATGAGCAAGAAATCATGTCAGGTACAGTGGAGCGCTTCGACAATCGCTTTATCTATGTCAACCTTGGCAGCATCGAAGCTCAATTGTCAAAACAAGACCAAATCCCTGGTGAAGTCTTTGCTTCTCACGATCGTATCGAAGTTTATGTCTACAAGGTTGAAGACAATCCTCGTGGAGTAAACGTCTTTGTGAGCCGTAGCCACCCTGAAATGATCAAACGCTTGATGGAACAAGAAATTCCTGAAGTTTATGACGGAACTGTTGAGATCATGAGCGTAGCTCGTGAAGCAGGTGACCGTACAAAGGTTGCTGTTCGTAGCCACAATCCAAACGTGGATGCGATCGGGACAATCGTCGGACGTGGTGGTGCTAACATCAAGAAAATTACTAGCAAATTCCACCCAGCTCGCTACGATGCCAAGAGCGACCGTATGGTTCCAATCGAAGAAAACATCGACGTTATCGAATGGGTAGCAGATCCAGCTGAATTTATCTACAACGCTATCGCTCCTGCAGAAGTTGACCAAGTTATCTTTGATGAAAACGACAGCAAACGTGCCTTGGTCGTTGTGCCAGATAACAAGCTTTCTCTTGCGATCGGTCGTCGTGGACAAAACGTTCGTTTGGCAGCTCACTTGACTGGCTACCGTATCGATATCAAGTCTGCAAGTGAGTTTGAAGCCATGGAAGCAGTAGAACAAGCTGACCAGATAGAAACAGACGAATTGGTCGAAGAATAA
- the rnpM gene encoding RNase P modulator RnpM — protein sequence MKTRKIPLRKSVVSNEVIDKRDLLRIVKNKEGQVFIDPTGKANGRGAYIKLDNAEALEAKKKKLFNRSFSMEVEESFYDELIAYVDHKVKRRELGLE from the coding sequence ATGAAAACTAGAAAAATCCCTTTGCGCAAGTCTGTTGTTTCCAACGAAGTGATTGATAAGCGAGATTTACTCCGTATTGTCAAGAACAAAGAAGGACAGGTCTTTATCGACCCGACAGGCAAGGCTAATGGTCGTGGCGCTTATATCAAGCTAGACAATGCAGAAGCCTTAGAGGCTAAAAAGAAAAAACTCTTTAACCGTAGCTTTAGTATGGAAGTTGAAGAAAGCTTTTATGACGAGTTGATTGCCTATGTCGATCATAAAGTGAAAAGAAGAGAGTTAGGACTTGAATAA
- a CDS encoding YlxQ-related RNA-binding protein: MNKQKIANLLGLAQRAGKIISGEEMVVKAIQDQKVKLVFLAHDAAPNLTKKIQDKSHYYQVEVITVFSTLELSIAVGKSRKVLAVTDAGFTKKMRSLME, encoded by the coding sequence TTGAATAAGCAAAAAATTGCCAATCTCTTGGGACTTGCTCAACGAGCAGGGAAAATCATCTCGGGTGAAGAGATGGTCGTTAAGGCCATCCAAGACCAGAAAGTAAAGCTGGTATTTCTCGCTCATGATGCCGCCCCCAACCTGACCAAGAAGATTCAGGATAAAAGTCATTATTATCAAGTAGAAGTTATTACCGTGTTTTCAACACTGGAATTAAGCATAGCAGTCGGAAAATCAAGAAAAGTTTTGGCTGTGACAGATGCTGGATTTACAAAGAAAATGAGGTCTCTTATGGAATAG
- the infB gene encoding translation initiation factor IF-2 has protein sequence MSKKRLYEIAKELGKESKEVVARAKELGLDVKSHSSSVEEAAASKIVASFKTAPAPKVESKPVAPKPVVTKEEAKPAAAVAPKEEKVAPAKPQSRNFKAEREARAKEQAERRKQNKGNNRDHQQNGNRQKNDNRNGGKQGQGNRDNRRFNDQGKKQQGQQNRGNDRRQQEDKRPNQAGPRIDFKARAAALKAEQNAEYARSSEERFKQSQAAKEALAQANKRKEPEEIFEEAAKLAEQAQPVQPVVEVAPAAKEPVVDTRRKKQARPDKDRDDYDHEEDGPRKQQKNRSSQNQVRNQRNSNWNNNKKNKKGNNKNNRNQAPKPVTERKFHELPTEFEYTDGMTVAEIAKRIKREPAEIVKKLFMMGVMATQNQSLDGETIELLMVDYGIEAKQKVEVDNADIERFFAEEGYLNEDELVERPPVVTIMGHVDHGKTTLLDTLRNSRVATGEAGGITQHIGAYQIEENGKKITFLDTPGHAAFTSMRARGASVTDITILVVAADDGVMPQTIEAINHSKAANVPIIVAINKIDKPGANPERVIGELAEHGVMSTAWGGDSEFVEISAKFNQNIDELLETVLLVAEIQELKADPTVRAIGTVIEARLDKGKGAVATLLVQQGTLNVQDPIVVGNTFGRVRAMTNDLGRRVKVAGPSTPVSITGLNEAPMAGDHFAVYEDEKSARAAGEERAKRALMKQRQATQRVSLENLFDTLKAGELKSVNVIIKADVQGSVEALSASLQKIDVEGVKVTIVHSAVGAINESDVTLAEASNAFIVGFNVRPTPQARQQAEADDVEIRLHSIIYKVIEEMEEAMKGMLDPEFKEKVIGEAIIRETFKVSKVGTIGGFMVTSGKVTRDSKVRVIRDGVVIYDGALASLKHYKDDVKEVTNGREGGLMIDGYNDIKMDDVIEAYIMEEIKR, from the coding sequence TTGTCTAAGAAAAGATTGTACGAAATCGCAAAAGAACTTGGAAAAGAAAGTAAAGAAGTTGTAGCGCGTGCAAAAGAGTTGGGCTTGGATGTAAAAAGCCACTCATCAAGTGTGGAGGAAGCAGCTGCTTCAAAAATCGTAGCAAGTTTTAAAACTGCTCCTGCTCCAAAGGTAGAATCGAAACCTGTGGCTCCAAAGCCAGTTGTCACTAAGGAAGAGGCAAAACCAGCAGCAGCTGTTGCTCCTAAAGAAGAAAAAGTGGCACCAGCAAAACCGCAGAGTCGAAACTTTAAGGCTGAGCGTGAAGCACGTGCAAAAGAGCAGGCTGAACGACGCAAGCAAAATAAGGGTAATAACCGTGACCATCAACAAAATGGAAATCGTCAAAAAAATGATAACCGTAATGGTGGTAAACAAGGTCAAGGCAATCGTGACAACCGTCGATTCAATGATCAAGGTAAAAAACAACAAGGTCAGCAAAATCGTGGGAATGATCGTCGTCAGCAAGAGGACAAACGTCCAAATCAGGCTGGACCACGCATTGACTTTAAAGCCCGTGCAGCTGCTCTAAAAGCAGAGCAAAATGCAGAATATGCTCGTTCAAGTGAGGAACGCTTCAAGCAGTCTCAAGCTGCCAAAGAAGCCTTGGCTCAAGCAAACAAACGCAAGGAACCTGAGGAAATCTTTGAAGAAGCTGCTAAGTTAGCTGAACAAGCGCAGCCAGTTCAACCAGTGGTTGAAGTAGCTCCTGCAGCTAAAGAACCTGTAGTGGATACACGTCGTAAGAAACAAGCCCGACCAGACAAAGATCGTGATGATTACGATCACGAAGAAGATGGTCCTAGAAAACAACAAAAGAATCGAAGTAGTCAAAATCAAGTGAGAAATCAAAGAAATAGTAACTGGAACAATAACAAAAAGAATAAAAAAGGCAATAACAAAAATAACCGTAATCAGGCACCAAAACCTGTTACAGAGCGTAAGTTCCATGAATTGCCAACAGAATTTGAATATACAGATGGTATGACCGTTGCGGAAATCGCAAAACGTATCAAACGCGAACCAGCTGAGATTGTTAAGAAACTCTTCATGATGGGTGTGATGGCGACACAAAACCAGTCCTTGGACGGTGAAACAATCGAACTCCTCATGGTAGATTACGGTATTGAAGCTAAACAAAAGGTTGAAGTGGACAATGCTGATATCGAACGTTTCTTTGCTGAAGAGGGTTATCTCAATGAAGATGAACTCGTAGAGCGTCCACCAGTTGTAACGATCATGGGACACGTTGACCATGGTAAAACAACCCTTTTGGATACCCTTCGTAATTCTCGTGTTGCTACGGGAGAAGCTGGTGGTATCACTCAGCATATCGGTGCTTATCAGATCGAAGAAAATGGTAAGAAGATTACCTTCCTTGATACACCAGGACACGCGGCCTTTACTTCTATGCGTGCGCGTGGTGCTTCTGTTACCGATATTACCATCTTGGTCGTAGCGGCAGATGACGGGGTAATGCCTCAGACTATCGAAGCCATTAACCACTCAAAAGCGGCTAATGTTCCAATCATCGTGGCTATCAACAAAATCGATAAACCAGGTGCCAACCCAGAACGTGTGATCGGTGAATTGGCTGAACATGGTGTTATGTCAACAGCTTGGGGTGGAGATTCTGAGTTCGTAGAAATCTCAGCCAAGTTCAACCAAAATATCGATGAACTCTTGGAAACTGTTCTACTTGTGGCTGAAATTCAAGAGCTCAAAGCTGATCCAACAGTTCGTGCCATCGGTACTGTTATCGAAGCTCGTTTGGATAAAGGAAAAGGTGCAGTTGCAACCCTTCTTGTTCAACAAGGTACTTTGAATGTCCAAGATCCAATCGTTGTCGGAAATACTTTCGGACGTGTCCGTGCTATGACTAACGACCTTGGACGTCGTGTGAAGGTTGCAGGCCCATCAACACCAGTATCGATCACAGGTTTGAACGAAGCGCCAATGGCAGGTGACCACTTTGCCGTTTACGAAGATGAAAAATCTGCCCGTGCAGCTGGTGAAGAACGTGCTAAACGTGCTCTTATGAAGCAACGTCAAGCTACTCAACGTGTCAGCCTTGAAAACCTCTTTGATACCCTTAAAGCAGGAGAACTCAAGTCAGTTAACGTCATCATCAAGGCAGACGTACAAGGTTCTGTTGAAGCTCTCTCTGCATCACTTCAAAAGATTGATGTGGAAGGCGTTAAAGTAACTATTGTTCACTCAGCAGTAGGTGCTATCAATGAATCTGACGTGACTCTTGCCGAAGCTTCAAATGCCTTTATCGTTGGTTTCAACGTACGTCCTACACCACAAGCTCGTCAACAAGCAGAAGCTGACGATGTAGAAATCCGTCTCCACAGTATCATTTACAAGGTTATCGAAGAGATGGAAGAAGCCATGAAAGGGATGCTTGACCCAGAATTTAAAGAAAAAGTTATCGGTGAAGCGATCATTCGCGAAACCTTCAAGGTATCTAAAGTGGGAACAATCGGTGGATTTATGGTTACCAGCGGTAAAGTTACCCGTGACTCTAAAGTCCGTGTCATCCGTGACGGTGTCGTTATTTACGATGGTGCCCTAGCTAGCTTGAAACACTATAAAGATGACGTCAAAGAAGTTACAAACGGCCGTGAAGGTGGTCTCATGATTGACGGCTACAATGATATCAAGATGGATGATGTGATTGAGGCTTATATCATGGAAGAAATCAAGAGATAA
- the rbfA gene encoding 30S ribosome-binding factor RbfA → MANHFRTDRVGMEIKREVNEILQKKVRDPRVQGVTITDVQMLGDLSVAKVYYTILSNLVSDNQKAQVGLEKATGTIKRELGRNLKLYKIPDLTFVKDESIEYGNKIDEMLRNLDKH, encoded by the coding sequence ATGGCAAATCATTTCCGTACGGACCGTGTGGGCATGGAAATCAAGCGCGAAGTCAATGAGATTTTGCAAAAGAAAGTCCGTGATCCGCGTGTCCAAGGTGTGACTATCACTGATGTTCAGATGCTAGGTGACTTGTCTGTTGCTAAGGTCTACTACACTATTTTGAGTAACCTTGTTTCAGATAATCAAAAAGCTCAAGTCGGGCTTGAAAAAGCAACTGGCACCATCAAACGTGAACTTGGTCGCAATTTGAAATTGTACAAAATTCCAGACTTAACTTTCGTCAAAGATGAATCCATCGAATATGGAAACAAGATTGACGAAATGCTACGCAATCTGGATAAACATTAA
- a CDS encoding DUF1858 domain-containing protein has product MDNIIDVSIPVAEVVDKHPEVLDILVELGFKPLANPLMRNTVGRKVSLKQGSKLEGTPMDKIVRTLEANGYEVIGLD; this is encoded by the coding sequence ATGGACAATATCATTGATGTATCTATTCCTGTTGCGGAAGTGGTGGACAAGCATCCAGAAGTTTTAGATATCCTAGTAGAACTCGGTTTTAAACCTCTTGCAAATCCCTTGATGCGAAATACAGTCGGACGAAAAGTATCGCTTAAACAGGGGTCTAAGCTGGAGGGAACTCCTATGGACAAGATTGTACGCACACTTGAAGCAAATGGTTACGAAGTGATTGGATTAGACTAA
- a CDS encoding DUF438 domain-containing protein: MTDERIHVLRDILLELHHGASPESVQERFDATFTGVSAIEISLMEHELMNSDSGVTFEDVMELCDVHANLFKNAVKGVEVEDTEHSGHPVRVFKDENLALRAALIRVRRLLDTYESMEDEEMLAEMRKGLVRQMGLVGQFDRHYQRKEELFFPIMERYGHDSPPKVMWGVDDQIRELFQTALASTKSLPEVPISAVKEAFEAFATEFESMIFKEESILLMILLESFTQDDWIQIAEESDAYGYAIIRPSEKWVPERQSFVEEKSVEEPTQPETVDGQVQQVIDTPEGQFTITFTPKEKEAVMDRNSQQAFGNGYLSVEQANLILNHLPMEITFVNKDDIFQYYNDNTPADEMIFKRTPSQVGRNVELCHPPKYLDKVKTIMQGLREGKKDKYEMWFKSESRGKFVHITYAAVHDENGEFQGVLEYVQDIQPYREIDTDYYRGIE, from the coding sequence ATGACAGATGAACGAATTCATGTCCTACGGGATATTTTATTAGAATTGCATCATGGAGCCTCCCCTGAATCCGTTCAGGAACGCTTTGATGCAACCTTTACAGGTGTATCAGCTATCGAGATTTCCCTCATGGAGCACGAGTTGATGAACTCGGACTCAGGTGTGACCTTTGAAGACGTCATGGAGCTCTGTGATGTCCATGCCAATCTCTTTAAAAATGCTGTTAAGGGTGTCGAAGTTGAAGATACAGAGCATTCAGGTCATCCCGTGCGTGTCTTTAAGGATGAAAATCTAGCCCTTCGAGCTGCCTTGATTCGTGTTCGTAGATTGTTAGATACATATGAGTCTATGGAAGACGAGGAAATGCTTGCGGAGATGCGTAAGGGTTTGGTTCGGCAGATGGGACTTGTAGGTCAATTTGACCGTCACTACCAGCGGAAGGAAGAGCTCTTCTTTCCTATTATGGAGCGTTACGGACATGATTCGCCACCAAAAGTTATGTGGGGAGTGGATGACCAGATCAGGGAACTCTTTCAAACAGCTTTAGCGTCAACTAAGTCGCTCCCAGAAGTGCCAATTTCCGCCGTAAAGGAAGCTTTTGAAGCTTTTGCGACTGAATTTGAGAGTATGATTTTCAAGGAAGAGTCCATCCTCCTCATGATTCTGCTCGAATCCTTCACCCAGGATGACTGGATTCAGATTGCAGAGGAAAGTGATGCTTATGGCTATGCGATCATCCGTCCGTCTGAGAAATGGGTTCCTGAACGTCAAAGTTTTGTTGAGGAAAAAAGTGTAGAAGAACCAACTCAGCCAGAAACTGTAGATGGACAGGTTCAACAAGTGATTGATACGCCAGAGGGTCAGTTTACTATCACCTTTACACCTAAGGAAAAGGAAGCAGTGATGGACCGAAATAGTCAGCAGGCTTTTGGAAATGGCTATCTTTCAGTTGAACAAGCTAATCTTATCCTTAATCATTTGCCTATGGAGATTACCTTTGTTAATAAGGATGATATCTTCCAGTATTACAATGACAATACGCCAGCAGATGAGATGATTTTCAAGCGGACACCGTCTCAAGTCGGGCGCAATGTCGAACTATGTCATCCGCCCAAGTATTTGGATAAGGTAAAAACCATTATGCAAGGTCTTCGTGAAGGGAAAAAAGACAAGTACGAGATGTGGTTCAAGTCAGAATCACGGGGCAAGTTTGTTCATATCACTTATGCTGCTGTACACGATGAAAATGGAGAATTTCAAGGTGTATTGGAGTATGTTCAGGATATCCAGCCTTACCGTGAGATTGATACAGATTATTATCGAGGAATAGAATAA
- a CDS encoding DUF1912 family protein: protein MSYEQEFMKEFEAWVNTQIMINDMALKESQKVYEEDQDERAKDAMIRYESRLDAYQFLLGKFENFKTGKGFHDLPEDLFGERNY, encoded by the coding sequence ATGAGTTACGAACAAGAATTTATGAAGGAATTTGAAGCCTGGGTTAATACCCAAATCATGATTAATGATATGGCGCTCAAGGAAAGCCAAAAGGTCTATGAAGAAGATCAAGATGAGCGGGCTAAAGATGCCATGATTCGCTATGAAAGCCGCTTAGATGCCTACCAGTTCTTGCTAGGCAAGTTTGAAAATTTCAAGACAGGCAAGGGATTCCATGATTTACCAGAAGATTTATTTGGAGAGAGAAACTATTAA
- a CDS encoding DUF4651 domain-containing protein, with protein MKTKNIIKTGLVVAGLGALAFGAKKVADDHKLMKTQEELTAIVRDYFSEMGEIGTLYVQVYESSLERLVGGVIFEDGRHYTFVYEDEDLIYEEEVL; from the coding sequence ATGAAAACGAAAAATATTATTAAAACAGGTTTGGTTGTGGCAGGACTTGGAGCTCTTGCCTTTGGAGCTAAGAAAGTAGCTGATGATCACAAACTCATGAAGACGCAGGAAGAGTTGACTGCTATTGTGCGTGACTACTTTTCAGAAATGGGTGAGATTGGAACTCTCTATGTTCAAGTGTATGAAAGTAGTTTAGAACGTCTTGTTGGTGGTGTTATTTTTGAAGATGGTCGTCACTATACCTTTGTCTACGAAGATGAAGATCTCATCTATGAGGAGGAAGTTTTATGA
- a CDS encoding thioredoxin family protein, translating into MISPNSLEELANLVEQDGKKVFLFVADWCGDCRYIYPALPEIEESNPEFTFIRVDRDEYMELAKLWDVYGIPSLVVLDKDKEIGRFVNRDRKTKGQINDFLASLK; encoded by the coding sequence ATGATTTCTCCGAACAGTTTAGAAGAATTAGCGAATTTAGTAGAACAGGATGGCAAGAAGGTCTTCCTTTTTGTTGCGGATTGGTGTGGTGATTGCCGCTATATCTACCCTGCCTTGCCAGAGATTGAAGAGAGCAATCCAGAGTTTACTTTTATACGGGTCGACCGAGATGAGTACATGGAACTTGCCAAACTTTGGGATGTATATGGGATTCCAAGTCTGGTTGTTTTAGACAAGGACAAGGAGATTGGGCGTTTTGTCAATCGTGACCGTAAAACCAAGGGGCAAATCAATGACTTTTTAGCAAGTTTGAAATAG